From the Cryptococcus neoformans var. neoformans JEC21 chromosome 6 sequence genome, the window TCAACACCCAACGCGTAGCTAGCTGGGATTCCATTACAGCTACCCATTGGGGATAGGCCCCTCTGGAAAAGAGGATTGTCGGGATGACCAATAACAGCCAGGTAGCTCGTGGGCGCTTTGATAGGAATAGGCAACCGCGTCGGGGAAAGgtgtgagaatgaagataGATGAGGAGTCGGAGGTCCATGGAGGAGAGCAAAGGTTTGCTTGACTTCCTTTTGGGGAGGAAGTGGTTGTATTTGCGGTTTGACGGCACTGCAGTTTTTGCGTTAGAAGCCACTTTTGGGTTCCGAGTCAGTAAGGACATACCGTTCGCCTGATCGTTGTAAAGTCACGCCGATACCTCTCCAGTCCCAAGAGTCACTGTCTTCAAATGCATTGTGCACTGGAGGCCAGTTTGATCCGGACCTGATTTTTGTCTGATCGGGGGAAGTATCTGCCTCCTTGAGATTGACAATCCCATTACCCCCCACTCCGCTTTGCCAATTAATCTGCCCATCCGGATAGACATACCGAAAGGTGTAGGAGTAAGATCTGTTAGCCTCGGCAGGGATAACCAGGACCAGGTGGAGAGTAGTTAACAACTTTGCCGGCTCCGGAAGGGATACGGGTTTAAGTGTCAAGCCCGAACCCCTGTCGGTGGAAGCCGCATGGCCATTGAGTTCATCGGAAAACGTCTTGAATGGTGTAAATTGCTGGGAGCGCCACTCGCCTGGATAAGCAGGTGGGTTGCCTTTGCTAtcaaaaaaaggaatgtCTGTCCATATTTCCCAGCGACCGTGTTCAGGTACTAAGTCTGAAGACAGGTCTTGTCTGTCAAAGGTTGCGAAGAAGTTGAGGTGGACATACCCGTCTCTGGCGAGAGGAGACAGATGTACAGATTTTATGTGATCTATGCTTGGATGGAATGTGGGCATAGCTGGGTGATATGTGGTCAAGATGTATGGATGAATGGCATACGTTCCGTTGGGGGACAAGAAACAAGAGCCAAGGCTGGCCATCACAGCGTGGGAACGGCTATCTACATCCGCGGACAAGGCACCGTGCCTGAAAGAAGATAGACCATTCACTGACGTGGAATTTCccagcctccacctctcGAACTCCTTCTCGTCGGATTGTTTTATCCTCCGCCAGCCACGCACACACCTCTCATCTCACCTTCAACTCATCTTTGCCTGCCAGCCCAGTGACACTGTCATCCATTACTTGAACAACCAGACCCACGGGCAAGAACATACACAATGGGAATCCTTGAAAAGATCGACGACATCGAGAGTCAGTAACCCCATGCCGTCTTCAGTAACTTGACGCTGATATTACATGTTCTCTTCTACGATATCCAGAGGAGATGGCTCGGAGTAAGTCTTTACCTCTGTGAATCGTTAAATAAAAGCTTACCCATGTTTATAGCGCAGAAAAAGTGAGAATTACCGCGTTTATGATAGAAAACTGACACCCGCCCGTCCACAGTAAAGCGACCGAGTACCATTTAGGTTTATTAAAGGTAAGCTTGCATTCGAAGACAATGCTAGAAGCCAGATCTGATTTATGTGAATTTTCCAGGCAAAGCGTATGGAGCCATCGTTGTTGCCGTGTACACCTCTAATGTTCTTCATCTAGTCGCCAAATACAGAGCTCAACTTCTCGAACCAGAAAAGAAATCAGCTAAAGGGGAGGGTTTTGACGTCTTAAAATCTGGAGGTACGCTTGGAAACTTGCTCTGTTTCTGCTTGTCTAAAATTTGGTTCAGATGCCCGCGTGTGTATGATCGGTTTCCCATCGGTCGGAAAATCTACATTGTTATCGAAGACCACCAAGACTGAATCCGTCGTCGGGGCCTATGAATTCACAACTCTCACTGTCAGCTCTTGAATTCTTCATTGTCCCAAAGTAAATTGAAGTTAATGCTACGCTTAGGCCATTCCTGGTGTGCTCGAATATGAAGGGGCCAGAATACAACTGCTCGATTTGCCTGGTATCGTGCAAGATGCTGCCAAAGGCCGAGGTCGAGGTCGACAAGTCGTCTCAGTGGCAAAAACAGCTGacctcattcttcttctgagtACGTTCCTTCTCAGTGTTGTGTCCAATGTATTTTATCTGACCTCATCCCAATAGTTGATGCCACAAAGTCTGCTGAGCAAAAACGTCTTCTGGAGATTGAATTAGAAGCAGTTGGTATCCGATTGAACACTCGACCTCCTGATGTCGTTTTCAAGCAAAAGCAGGCAGGCGGTATCACTGTATGTGAAACCTGTTTTCTAATGATGCATATTACTGACATTTAATAGCTGAACTGTACTGTCAAACTCACTAAAACAGACGAGCGAACCATCAGATCAATCCTTCAGACTTATAAAAGTACGTACTTGTGAGATTACCGAACCTATCGCTTACGCCTGCCACAGTCCACAACTGCGATGTCATGATCCGTGAAGACATCACCACCGACGAATTCATCGATGTCCTTCTCGGCACCCGAAAGTACATCCCGTCTCTCACTGTTATCAACAAAATCGACGGAGTTTCAATGGAGACACTTGACAGTATGGCCAGGGAAGGCGATGGACGGACGATCATGATCAGTTGTGAGATTGATTTAGGTATTGATTGGTTACTGGAGGCTATTTGGAAGGTAAGTGCTTTTGAACCCAGATAATACAGTATCGGAGCTGACCGGTCAATCAGGAGCTTGGTCTTGTAAAGTCAGTAAAGGGCTCAACGCTAccatccatttcctcctAGTATGCTAACGGTTCCAACAGGGTGTACACCAAGAGACGAGGAGAACAACCAGATCTCAATGATCCCATCTGCCTTCGTCAGGGTGCTACTATCGAGACCGTCTGTCACGGCATTCACAGATCCCTTGCATCTCACTTCAAGTCAGTAAAATGGCAGTTGACAAAAACATTTCGCAAACAAGCTAACGATGATTTATCAGGTATGCTTTGGTTTGGGGAAAGTCAAGCAAGTTTAATCCGCAGCCGCAAAAAGTGGGCCTCAATCACTTAGTGCAAGACGAGGATGTGTAAGTTTCGTACCCTATCAATCCAAATCGATCACTTACTGATCACAATCGTTTTCATAATTCAACAGCGTCAGTATCTTTACAAAGTAAAGAAAGGAGCGATGAATGACGACTTTGTCGGATTTGTACGATTATTATATATGCCATGCATATTAATTTATATAGCGTTGGACAGTCTCAGGATCATAAGAGCTTTCCACGAGTACAACACTGTGTTCAGTAGATAATAATTCATGTGGAGCGGTGATCTCAGCTCACTAAAGACTAATGGTTATCAAGGGGTGGCACGGTATATAAGTAACTATCTGCTAATACACAAATCGTCAACAAATCATCAAAGACTCGACCTGAAGGTTTTCTTTGTTGAAAtgtttgtttttttttcttcgttGTAACAATCCTCGACTACCTGTCCCCCTCGGAAAAAAATTGCTGACAATACAAACTAGGCTAAATgacaagaaaaaagatATTACACTTTGATCccaacctcttctctgATTCCATCGACCCTcttctcaacttcctcGAACCATTTCAACGCCTtgttcgccttcttctcttgctcttcacTTTCCTTGACAAGTTCGCCTCTAGCGTCTACTGCAGCGCGGAAACGTTCGCGGAGATCCCATGCGGCAAGACGCATGACTTTGCGCACTTCCTTGCTAACCCGAGCCGCCTGTGCGTCAGGGAAGGCAACAGTCGCATCGTCTGACGCTGGATTACCcgatgatgagagaagagtggatTGGAGGTGACGACCCACGTTGCGAGGGATAGAGTTGGGAAGGTCATAGATAATATAGGCAATAGCACCAGCGGTGACGACACCCAAAACGGGACCGATCCATCGACGGGTAGAAGGGTTGGAAACAAAGTCAGAAAAGTGCGCGAGGCCTTCAATGGCAGCACGAAGACCGACAGTCTTGCCGCTAACCATTGAGAAGGCGCCGAACGCGAGGGAAGCAGCACCGAAGCCTTCTGCCGAAACGGGTATGAGGTCGAGGGATGAgtgagatgatgatgaagaggaaggaagagaagatcgagcgatgaagatgtggTGTTGAAGGTCAAAGATATCTGCCACGTTCACCTCCTTGAGGTGTGACTGGGCAGCAAGGCCCAAGCCAACTGATGAAACGCCAGACTGACGGCGGGCACGAGGTCGAGCAGTGAACATTGCCTGAGGGTTGAATCGACGGTTGGAGCGCTCGACGTCTTCAGGAAGGTGAGCATCGCCAAGAGCAATGACCCTGTCCACACCCTCAGCTGTGAGCTTCCTCGCGTCATCCTCGGCCAAACCGACAGCGAAGTCAAGAGAAGCGAGGATAACCCTCTTCACCTCGGCCGCATAATCCCAGACACCCAGCAACCCAGGGTAAGAGGGCAAGTGCAAGCCAGGAGCGGGGGCAGCCAACTCTCCCCTGCCGACTCGCTCGAGCGCAGTGgtcatccccttctttgtCCTTTCCGCTACTTGCTCCGTGacattctcttcctcatgtACCAAACCATCCTCCAAACCCTCGcgccccttcttcatcttctccaagacAGGCTTGACGCGAGCAAGCTCATCACGGGCATTGTCTCGCTCCTTGGAGGCGACGAGTGAATTGGCAGCAGCGAGAAGTTCAACAtcggcaagaagatgggtgACATAGTTCTGTGCAGGGCCAAGCTTGGACTTGGACCTGTTGACGAGAACGAAAGAGCGCAAAGAGTGTTCGAGGTGTGAGAACGCATCATCGAGCTCATCGGTTTCACCTTCGGCATAGCCCATGGCAGCCTTGGCAGAGTCGACAAAGTGGACCAAAGAGTCGGCATCCTCGTATGTCTTGGGACTGAGTTGCTTGATCTGTTCAAGCACGAGTCGACGACACCTTGCCTTGTCTTTGATCTGGTCGAAGCGGTTAACAACAATGAAGAGGTGGGCCTTTTCGTGACCAGCTTGCCAGATGAACTCCTTGGCAGAGAGAGTGAAGTGGTTGGCGGCGGAGACAACAAAGACGACGACgtcaatctcttcctgaCGCGCAAAATTGGCAGTAGTCTTAATGGAGTCTCGGTTAAGACCGGGTGCATCGATAAGAGAGATGTCAACAACACCATTGTGCAAGATGGAGGGGTTGGCAACATCGATATCGGCCTCACGCAGGAATACCCGGAGAGGAGGACTGGATGCGTCAGAGTCGGGATCGGTCACCAATTCTTCAAGCTTTGAAATGTCCAGCACAGAGTACGTAGAGTCGTCAAGGGGGTTGTACTGGGCAGCCTTGTCCAGTACATGGATCTCCTCCTTGTTGTCATTCTCTCTAGCACTGACTACTTCCACAAACCTCGTAGTGAGAGGTTGTTGATCGGTAGGCATGACTTCCTCCCGCCTCAAAAGGGTGTTGATCAAAGTTGACTTGCCCGCATTGAGGTCACCAGTAACAAGGACGCGGGAATGGGCGTCGTAAATTCGCTTTTGGAGATTGGTGAGGTGGTCGAGGGATGCGGTGATACGGTTGTCCAGTAGggcagagatggatgatttTTCGAGGTGAGAAATAAGATGCTTGGCATGTCGAGTAACACCCATATTGAGGTCCAAacggaggatggagaaatCGTCTTCAGACTGATCGATGGATGTAGGCTCGGCGACGAGAGTGGCAGAATTGTCAGAAGTTGATGGCGACAGCGATGGCGCAGGCGCAACTGAGAGCGAGCGCTTCAAAGAGTGGCGAGCAGTCGGAGTTGACGAGAGAACAACTTCTGTAAGCTGACTAGGCTCGTCGGCAAATGTCAAAGTGCGTCGACTCATGCCCGGCCGGGGCGAGGCTACAATAAAACAATGTTAGGGCATATATGAAAGGAAGCGTGACAGGACTCACAAGACCCAGGCTCCACCGGTTCTGACGACCTGAGATGGGGATACCTCACAGTCCATTGCTGTCCGTTAAAGTTCTTGAGATCTGCCAAAAGGTATACTGAAGACTCGATGGCCTTTGCCAATCTAGGTTGTTTTCAGTCAACATGTGAAAACCAGAATGATACAGTGGCAAGACGACTTACCGATCCCTCTTGTCCTCATAATCGCGCACAACACCGTCCGCGgcctctctcttctgcctAGCTTGTGCGTCTGCGCTGGAAGAGCTGAAATGGGATTCTTTTTcgaaggagggagagtcGGGGGTAGAGGGAGCATAGAGGTGATGGGTAGGTTGCGGAGTGTGCGGGTGGAATGGCTGCATTATGTGGTTTGTGGTTGCTGGTAATAGTCTCGATTAGAGTGGGCTGTGACCCATGGGAATGGGGTGACGTGGGCGAGGCTGTATAAGAGACTGCAGGAGCACTGGGTGGATGGATGTAATGGCGAAAATAATCATAAGAGAGAGCGCGAACTCCACATATCCGCCAATCGGACCACCTCGGAAACAAAACGGAACCATTTTTGCAATACAGTTTTATTTATCCAGTCCCGCCTTTTAGGGACGGGAGCAAATCCACGTGGTCAGACGCGACTTGTTTGTGCCAAAGCCCACAGCCAGATGTTTGTTGCCTCCGTTGTTGACTGCTGCTTCTCtatcctctccatcatccaccactCTGCAGAGGCAGCCCATCATGGCAGCTGCATACCCTCTAGATACCCCGTCAAGGGTCCTCAAACGAGTGCAACAAATGGAGGACATGGAGCTCCCCTCACTGCCCAGTTTCCATCATGACGACCTAGATTACGACAGCATGAGTGCTGCAGAGAGTTCTAGAGAGTATGGACAGGACACCCATTCGGAACACCAGTCTGACCAAGAGGATGAACAGGTGAGGCTTACAATACTGCTGTTTGGCAGGAGCTGATATACTGCAGGTTATGACAACACCCCATCCCTTGCGACAAGCTGTGGTGTCATCTACTATAACTACTGCCAAGAGTAATCGTTCTCCGGCCGATTCCTTTTCAAACGCATCTGGTTCCCCATTTCCCCCTTTCATCGATGGTTCTCGCGAAGAAACACCATCTCCGTATGAGCCAACCACTGCCTTGACATCAACACCTCTCTCTCGTTCGCTTTTCGACAATACGACAAGCAACACAATAACATCTACCCAGATGACCAGACATGAGAGAACTATTAGCGGGGCAGGATCTATTGCTAGCAGTTCGGCTACAAAAAGGGATCGATGGCAGACGCCCGGTGAAATGAGTCGGAGTTTCTCTGGAGATGAAATTCCTCCGTCAGATGGCTTGGGGTCGGAGCGCTCTGTTCCGCTAAACGATACTTCCGAGGTGAGACATACCTTGTCCCGCTCCTATATGTTACTAACAGTGGTTTCGCCTAGTATGACCATTCGCGAGAAGTTCCtgatcttccatctcttacTGCTCCTGAAGAAACACCTACAACTCGACGTCTATCTAGCAGCAACATTCAATTCGAGCGCCCTCGAAGGCGAGCATTCTCAACAACTCCGTTCGAGGCCATTGAGGAAGCGCAGACGGAAAGTTCAGCACCCTCAACCCCGCAGCATCTTGAAGCACCCGCTCAAATTGACGAAACCCAACCTGCTCAACAAGAGCGCATCCCCAGTCTGTCCCGTAGTGAGGTTACAGGCACAGACCATAGCGTCACTAGTACTCCAGAAGGACCAATTCGCAATGTGTCCATGATGACTCCCAGGGCTGATGCGCCCGGCGAATATGAGCTCACTGAAGAGCACCATTACAACCCAGAGTCTCAAAGTGAGGGAGAGAACCCGACCCTTGATTATAATCAGGAGTACGAATATACCCCTCAGCAAGAGAATGCATTCGATCCCTCTGGTGACTATGGAACGCCTTCAAAACCATTTTCACCGGCCAAGCATGCATTTACCCCCTCTGATGACGTCTCAACCCCTGGCACAATCAGAGCTATGCCCGCAACAATAAGCAGCTTGAGTTCTACCGCCTCCAGTCCGGAGGCTCTACAAGATGTCAGGGATACCCGGCAAAACACCCCATTCACTCCTTCTCCTAACGGTACTCCCAAGATCTCTGACTTTGAGACTCCTC encodes:
- a CDS encoding cytoplasm protein, putative; protein product: MGILEKIDDIEKEMARTQKNKATEYHLGLLKAKLAKYRAQLLEPEKKSAKGEGFDVLKSGDARVCMIGFPSVGKSTLLSKTTKTESVVGAYEFTTLTAIPGVLEYEGARIQLLDLPGIVQDAAKGRGRGRQVVSVAKTADLILLLIDATKSAEQKRLLEIELEAVGIRLNTRPPDVVFKQKQAGGITLNCTVKLTKTDERTIRSILQTYKIHNCDVMIREDITTDEFIDVLLGTRKYIPSLTVINKIDGVSMETLDSMAREGDGRTIMISCEIDLGIDWLLEAIWKELGLVKVYTKRRGEQPDLNDPICLRQGATIETVCHGIHRSLASHFKYALVWGKSSKFNPQPQKVGLNHLVQDEDVVSIFTK